AATTCACTCAcactccctgctctgctgatattcttgtatgtgACTGCTACataaactcctcctcctctccactccacctcccagtaaccacgtccagtcagactctctctactcaggacctgacaAATGtaagtgaatctgtctgggtgactagaataagactgttgttgacagtatgttacttttctgttcccctcagataataacagatgtgtgtatgctgtgtttgtatccagtgtgatttcacgtgaaTATCTCAAGAATTCTGCTCTGGTCTCGGgctctggttgtgggtttgacagtaaaacatccacttgggtcactgtcagtgagatgttggtccatgtctttctcaggacgtcctgtagtttgtctctgagctctgacacagctgctgtcacatcctcaaagtacttgagaggacggatcttgatgctggttgagtgtgtagactcactgagtgctgacagtgaggggtagttgtgtagaaactggttgtgatcctctgtgtgtgagagcttcttcagctcagcgtctttcctcttcagctcagtgatctcctgctccagcttctcctgaagctctttgactcgactcacttcagtttcctgctgggatctgacctgctgcttcacatcagagcgtcttttctccatgagactgatcagctgggtgaagatcttctcactgtgctccactgctttatcagcagagccattgatggcctccacctcctgttgaagcagcttcacatcttcctctctgtcctggattctctgctggatgttgtgtcgactcccctccagctctctctgcctctcagtcctctctgctgcagctgacactgtgtcgtggcctttatgttcgtccacagagcagagataacagatacactgctgatcagtacggcagaacatcttcatcacctcatcatgacgagagcagatgttctcctggagcttctctgacggctccaccagcttgtgtttctcaAAGGCAGGCGAATCATAATGAAGCTGAagatgtttcttacaataagaGATCATACAGGCCAgacaggacttgacagctctcagtttcctcccagtgcagacatcacaggccacatcttcaggtccagcatagcagagatcagcaggagcagcttggagtccagtcttcttcagctcctccactaaatctgctaacatggtgtttttcaccaggacaggcctcggtgtgaagctctgcctacactgagggcagctgtgggttttcttctcatcctctgtgtcccagtagCTTTGAATACAGttcatgcagtagctgtgtccacagggaatagtcaccggatccttcagtaaaTCCAAACAGACGGAACAGCAGAACTTTTCTCCGAACAACTGATTGCTTTGCTGCGCCATTTCACCTCCGAGTGTCAACGACTGTCTGAGatttcacttcctgataactgaaactggtctgagctctgatctgaacaacATGTGTTTCTGCAGTGAGCGGTGCTCGTCAGCTCTCTCACTTCCTGGTTACGCCCATTTTCAAAATGCAGatctgaaggggagggaacaaggaaatatagtgacagagtggagctgctgtgtttgagagcaggaagaagagggagggctgatccAGCTGTGCTTCATTCCAGGacgagcagcagctctgtgactcTGGACTTTGTTCGCTCGTTTACAACGAAGCCTCAGTTAAAACTTGCTCcacatttgaaaacatcaaagtcTTTAGTTGTAAAGTATTTCTGGGCTCCTCAGGCTTTGCTGACGGCTCCATAGTTCTCTAAGTCTTCCTCAGAttctttccagttttatttccCTACTCATAAAAACAGTCGACCTTCAGCAGGGAGTTATCAAACCAGCctgtcataaaacatttaagtgGCTGGAATATAATGTTCTCACGTTTAATGATTAACAGTTCTGCTTCAGAACATCATCCTGAGTCAAACTAAAATCCTCCATCCAGATATTTGTTGTCACTCTGAACCCAGAAGGACACAAATGAACCAGATCGGCTGCTTCTGCTGTTCATGTGATGATTTATATGAATCAGTAAATCAGTAAAGTGGATAAACTTTAGTTTGTTTCCTCGTGTGATCACAGCCAAACATTTGATTTCCATCATCGTGACCTTAAAATGACTTAAGTCTGAAAACTGTTGACTTGAAAGTTTCATCTTGAAACAGAATCGTCTTCAAACATCGTCAGCTGAACTTCACCAGGCGGACGCATGAAGCCACATCAGGACAAAAGAAACCAGAAGACTTTTGTGAAGCGTGGCTGAAAATAAAGGAGGAAAAACTAAAGTTAGAAAATTAAAAAGGCTGATAAAAGCAATAATTTAAGCTTCTGTAGTTCTAAATGAAGTAATTCTCCACTGGGTGTAAAAGGTGAAGTGTCAGAGATGAGGACTCATCAACACCGGTGCATCACAACGAGACATTTATCATCTTTTTTGTGTAAACCGATGAGTGTTAAACTTCAAGACTCTTCCGGGACAGTTTTAATGGAGATATAAAGAGTTTATCTTCTCGACACATGAACATGAAGACGACCTGAAGCTCACCTGTCTCAGGTAACTGCTGTCTGAGGAGCTCACATGCTCATTGTTTGGCTAACTAGCTggctaattagctagctagctagttaacTTAGCTGAACTGCGTATGTGTGtcagtgatttaaaaatcaatcattatttatttttcaataaagTCAATAGTGTCAGTTCGttgtaattaaagtaaaatcgcacgtagttttttttttgttatttaactaCTTTGTTGACTGTTCATTACAAATGCACAGTCAGTGTGCAGATATAAACATTGCAAAAAAGATTATGTCGACATtttaggaaaaataaaacaaacctgaCAGTAACAAGCAAAAGAAAGAGTAAAAGAAACTTACAAAGGAGAAAAGCAAATAATAATCATGGTCATAAAATAATATGGACATTCTTGACAGTTAAATTCATCACAAGGCATTGTTGCATGACGTGTCTATTCCTTGAACCTACACAGATAAACAGGTGCATGGGGAGTGTACCGGTATTATCACGATCATCACTTTCCAATCATTTCCAAATAAGGAGCCCATTCCTTCAAGAAGATATCTAAATTATCATTAATCTTACAAATAAATTGTTCAAAAGAAGCTATCTTGGTTACTTCATCTCTCCGTTCCTTAAACCTGATcttttcttctgacttcagtgtCTCAGGACTGTTTCTTGTTGCGAGTGTTTCATCTATGTGCGTATTTGAGTCCCAGGCCGGATTTCCTCAGCAAAATACCCAGAAAGCATAGAGCTGGACCCTCCCTGAACTCTACCGTCAGAACTTTATTGATACGTTGAATAACAGCCACCCAGACGCTGTGCACCATCTCACATTCATAGAACATATGTACCAGTGTCCTTCTCACATCTCCAACACTTATCATTCTCCCAGCCTGGACATTTTTGCTGGAATCCAGTAGTTCCTATTCAAACTTCTGAATGAAATAAGCAGTGTCAGCATGTCTCGTGCTACAGTGCACCAGGACCTGATTGGTTCCTTCCAGATCTCCCAGCCAATCGGACCTGAGGTCTTTTCCCCATGCTAGCTTAACACCTTCGTAGTTTGGGGGTTGATGTTTTCTAAAGACGTCATAAGATCTGGATGTTCCTCCTCTGAGCTTCCAGCCTGATCACCACAAATCTTGAATACAAGCAACAGTTGCAAATTTCTCCTTTCAATCTGCTGTTGTAATACAGCTCCTTAACTTCCAAAAAACTTTCTGGGGAAATTATATTTAGATGTACATTGTTCAAATGAGATTAAGTGTTTTCCGTCAAATAAATCTTCCAGTTACATTACTCCTGCCTTCACACAATTTTCCCACATAACcgattttttgttaattttcagtGACTTATTATAACATATTGATGATCCCATCATGTGCTAATAGTTCAAATTGCACGCCTGGTGGGCCCATCTCCAACTTTCTCTAGAAAATACCAACACAGGGTTTCTGTAGGGTACATCACCTCCCGTCTGGGTGAGGAAAGCTTGCACTGAGAAGGACTCTATCAACTCTTCCTCTATCACCACCCAGGCAGGAGCACAGACCTCCAACATATCTGACTCAGACAGCTGACTGAGACTGAAGGCACGGTGATACCAATCTATTCTTGGGCATCCTAGACCGCCCTCTTCTACTGATGCATAtagtttctttttgttaaagGCAGGATTCTTCTTCATCCACAATGAGCCACTTATGTCACTATTATATCCAGACAGAAGGAGGAGTGGGAGGTCCAGAGGCAGCATGCTTGTTACATAATTAATCTGTGGTGTTGTAATCTTCTTCACTAAATGTATCCTTCCAGTTAATGATAAACTTACTTTAAATTTTTGAATAAGGGACAGTAGATTTAAATCATTACATCTTTTAATCCTGGAGTATCATGATCCCTAAGTAGACCAGTCCACATGGAAGACATTTAAATAGCCAGTTATTTAATACTGGGAGGGCATATTTTAGACAGAGGCATCACTTCTGATTTCGCCAACCTGatataagaggaaaaaaactaaTCATTGATAAATTATGAGGCAATACAATATCTGGGTTACTTGACAGTGATAAGATATCATCCGCATATAAGAAAAGTTCATGTTCTTGCCCTGAAACAATGCCTTTAATATCGACATGGCTCCAAAGCCAAGGCAAAGATCAAGAGAGAAAGGGGGGCAGCCTGTTGATCCCACGTGAACTAAAAGGGTTAGAAACATTCCCATTCCTGAGGACAGCTGCCTTTGGACTTCTATACAACAATTTCACCCATTTAATATACACATCACCCACATCAAACCTCTCAGGAATTGCAAATAGATACTCCCATTCCACTCTGTCAAAGCTTTCTCTGTGTCCAGAGAGGAAGCAACCACCGGTTCCATGCTGTTCCTCATTTGACACAACAAATGTAGCAGTCTGCACACGTTATCTGCTGAGGACCGAAACTTAACAATCCCACCTGATCAAGGTGGATCAAGGTAGGGAGGCACACTTCTAGTCTTAATGCCAATATCCACGTTAATTAAGGATGCTGGTCTGTAGCTCCCACAATGCTGTGGGTCTTTGCCATTCTTATGTATCAGTGTTATTATTGCATTCTGCATACTCTCCAGCAGGCTTCCTCTCCGGAACGCATCCTGAAagacagtaagaagtctcgggGCCAACAGGTGAAAAAATGACTTATAAAAGTCTGTGGGAGATCCGCCCCCCCAGGAGACTTCCCAGGACTGAGACGTTTAATCGCCTGTTGAACGTCTCCCAGTGAGCCTTTCTCTAACCAATTCTGTTAGTGCTGGTAAAGCAGTCCTAgacagaacattttgaaattcacCCCTATCCAAGAATCTTGTGATGTGTATAATTTTTGATAAACATAATTGGAAAACATCATTTATTTCTATAGTATCTGTTAAAATGTCCCCTTTCTCATTCTGTATTGCTGAGATCAAAGTTTGagcttgttgttgtttcactCTTTGAGCCAATAATTTCCTGCTCAaatctcatgtagttttgtgttaatgcgctcagtgaactacagtTGTTGTGTCTCAGTTCACCGACAAGACTTTGAATACAAAAACATGCAGATCAATATTAAAACATTCAGTTGTTTCGCCTTtaccaatcaatcaataactcAAGTTGTCACTTTACTTTGGTATTTCTCGTTTCCACTCCTCCACATTTATCTGATACCTTTACTTAATCGtcactttacagattacatttttaaatggctTGAGATTTTCATCAATCAGCTGACTCACAGTTTTTAcatgcatgtaaatatatgaatatatattgtTGCTTAAGTAAAAGTTCTGAGTACTTCATAATATTTTCACACAGTTTGGATCAGTTTGGACATTTTTAATGATGATTAAGTTTATTGATCCCTGTGGTGCTAACAAAGGAAATACTTTGTTAGCACCACAGGGATCAATAAACTTAATCATCATGGTGatcaaacagaagaagaagaagagtaacTGAAACTGATGAAGGTAAAACAGGTGAAGTGTGCATTgtctcacacggggcaccataaTATATGTAGGGATAATTATTAGTTATGATAAATAACATGATCTgatttacattagatcacctcggggcaccacccttttCGTTACAGGATAGCAGCTCagtatgcgactgctacaccAACTCCTAaccctcctctccactccacctcccagtaacaacatccagtcagactctctcgaCTCAGGACCTGAAGATAGttag
The sequence above is drawn from the Sparus aurata chromosome 21, fSpaAur1.1, whole genome shotgun sequence genome and encodes:
- the LOC115573284 gene encoding tripartite motif-containing protein 16-like, whose amino-acid sequence is MAQQSNQLFGEKFCCSVCLDLLKDPVTIPCGHSYCMNCIQSYWDTEDEKKTHSCPQCRQSFTPRPVLVKNTMLADLVEELKKTGLQAAPADLCYAGPEDVACDVCTGRKLRAVKSCLACMISYCKKHLQLHYDSPAFEKHKLVEPSEKLQENICSRHDEVMKMFCRTDQQCICYLCSVDEHKGHDTVSAAAERTERQRELEGSRHNIQQRIQDREEDVKLLQQEVEAINGSADKAVEHSEKIFTQLISLMEKRRSDVKQQVRSQQETEVSRVKELQEKLEQEITELKRKDAELKKLSHTEDHNQFLHNYPSLSALSESTHSTSIKIRPLKYFEDVTAAVSELRDKLQDVLRKTWTNISLTVTQVDVLLSNPQPEPETRAEFLRYSREITLDTNTAYTHLLLSEGNRKVTYCQQQSYSSHPDRFTYICQVLSRESLTGRGYWEVEWRGGGVYVAVTYKNISRAGSVSEFGRNDKSWSLDCCNNSYNFNHNKVQTPVSGPRSSRVGVYLDHSAGILSFYSVSETMTLLHRVQTTFTQPLYAGVRFCRIDCTAEFSKVK